The region ATGTGCAGTTTTTAAATAAGTATTTAACTAAAAAAGAAATAATAACATATCTTAGAATGTCAGATATGTATATGACTCCTTATTTGGGTAAAGACCAGGCAGTAAGTGGAACTCTTGCTTATGCAGTTGGGTATGGGAAAGTGATAATATCAACTCCTTACAGCTATGCAAGGGAAATGCTCAAGAATTGCGGAGGACTCTTAGGAGAATTTGAAGATGAAAATTCTCTTGCAAAATGTATAAATTGGGTTATTGAAAATCCTGAAGAAAAGAAGAAAATAGAAGCTAAAACTAAAAGACTTGGAAAAAATATGATGTGGGATAATGTTGCTAATTCTTATATACAGTTATTCTTGAAAGTAATTGAAGATAATTGTAAAGTAAGAAAGATGGTGGTTTAAATTAATAGCAAATTAAATTTAGATTATTTGTATACACTGACAGATGATGTTGGAATATTTCAGCATTCTAAATTTAGTGTTCCTGATCCAACTGAAGGCTATACCACAGATGATAACGTGAGAGCACTTATAGTTGCTGGAATGCTTTATGAAAAATATGAGGATAAAAAATATTTGAAACTTGTAAATAGATATATGTCCTTTTTAGTTAATGCACAAAATTCAAAAGGCAAGTTTAAAAATTTTATGGACTACAATAGAAATTTTATTGAAGAAGAGGGATCTGATGACTGCTTTGGCAGATGTATATGGGCACTTGGATATACAGCATCAATAAAGACTATGCCTGATAACATAAAAAATTGCTGTATGCTTTTACTTGATGCAGCAGTTCCTAATATCTTAAATCTAAGATTTTTAAGATCTAAGGCATACTGTATTATTGGTATTTATTACACTTTGAACATAGAGCAGAACAAAAAATATAAAATTAGTTATGCAAGTAGTAAGGATAAATTGATTTCTATAGTTAAGAAATTAAGCAGTGATATAATGGGTGCCTATGACAAAAATAAGGATTTAAATTGGAACTGGTTTGAAGGAAAACTTACTTACAGCAATTCTATAATCCCATGGGCTTTAATATTATCATATGAGATTTTAAAGGAAGATGATGTAAAGAAGGTTGCTGTTCAAAGCTTAAAGTTTATAGATAAAATATATTTTAGAAAAGACTATTTTAAGCCAATAGGTTGTAAAGGGTGGCTTGAAAAAGGTAAGGATGCAGCAGAATTTGATGAACAGCCTATAGAAGCAGCAGAAGCACTTCTTATGTATATTGCATTTTATAATATTTTAGGTGAAGATATTTACTTAAAGAGGGCTGAAGATTGCTTTAAATGGTATATAGGTAAAAATTCAAAAAATATTTGCCTTATTGATGAGGATTCAGGAGGCTGCTTTGATGGTATAGAAAAAGACAAGATAAATTTTAATCAAGGATCTGAGAGTATAATTTCATACTGTATGGCATATCTTACATTAGGTGATTATATGAGCTAGTGATACATTCACAGTTATTTTGGCTGTGGATGTATTATTTTTTAGTTGAATTAATTTAGTAATGTTAATATAATTGAATTAATTTAATTGAGAGGATGTGAATTTTAGTGGGGGTCTTTTAATATATGGATTTGCTCACTGAAGATAAATATGTTTGATATAAGTATATTTAATGAAATGAGTATAGAAGAAAAGTATGAAAATATGTTAATTATGCTCAAAGGATTAGTAGAAGGTAATGAGGAAGGAAGCATAACAAAATTGTGTAATGCTTCTGCACTTATAAATGCTTTGATTGATAAAATTAATTGGTGCGGTTTTTATATTGCACAAGGAGAAGAATTAATACTTGGACCATTTCAGGGTATGCCTGCATGTACTAAAATAAAGTATGGTGAAGGAGTATGTGGTACTGCTTTTAAAGAAAAGAAAGTAATGATAATAAAAAATGTGCATGAATTTAAGGGACATATAGCATGTGATGCAGAGTCTAATTCCGAAATAGTAGTTCCAATTATACATAATGGTAGAGTTTGTGCTGTACTGGATATAGACAGTGCAGAAATAGGAAGGTTTACTGAAATTGAAGAGAAATATCTTATGAAATGTGCTGACATAATTGAACGAAATATAAATTGGGTAAAAGGTCATCTTCTATAGAAGGTGACTTTTTCTGTAATTCATGAAAACACCTAAAGTGAGTGTCTTAGAATATTAATGAAATTAGGTATTTAAAAATAATTTTATTAGTTATATATGATTGAATTGCATTACATTTTTGTAGTATTTGACTATATTAGACATAAGGTGTAATATTAAAACAAACAATGGTAACACTATTGTTATAATGTGACAAAATATGAAAGGGTGATGAAAATGAAAAAAAATTACATGAAGTGCCTAATGGCAGGAATTTTAGCTTCAACATTTTTAACTTCAACATCTGTTTTTGCTGCTGGTAATTCTACAAAAAATGTAACCAGTAAAGCTACAATAAGTAGTAAAAACAAAATAAATAGGCCAATGAAAACGTCTAACTTATCTAGTAGCTCTTATGTTGAATGGCAACAATATGGTGATGATTTTGCATCTGGGCATTGTGTACAGCCAACTGACGATGGTGGATATTTAGTTGGTGGCTATAATGGTAAGTATGCAATGTACTTGTTAAAAACAGATAGTAATGGTAATAAATTATGGGATAAAAGTATTAAGCCTGTAAGTGCAGATTCCAGGGATGGAGTAATACAAGATATAAAGAAGACAAGCGATGGAAACTATTTAATTATGGGGGATAAAAGTTATTTATCTAAAATCGATAAAGATGGTAACATATTATGGAGTAAAACGATTTCAAACGTAGATGATTTAAGTCAAATTGAGCCAACGAGAGATGGCGGATGCGCAATTGTAGGAAGTATACAAATACCTAATCATAGAAGTGATATAAGTTTATCTAAAATTGATGCTAATGGAAATATTATTTTTAATACAAGTTATGGTACATCTAATGATGATTGTGGAGCTTCAATAAAACAAACAGTTGATGGAGGGTATATTATCTTAGGAACTTCTTTTATGCAAAAGGGTATTGAAGCGTCTATTATCAAAACGGATAGAAATGGACATGAACTATGGAATAATATGTATTATAGTGGTAATTCATCATATGCAAATAGTTTACAAATAACTAGTGATGATAGCTATATTTTTGCTGGTGGAAATAGGCTTAACAAAATAGACAATAGTGGAAATTTGATATGGCAAAAACAGCTTGGCGATGATCAAGTAATGTCTCTTGAATTGACACCAAATGATGGGTGCATGTTAACATGTTGTAATTTTAGTATAGACAACCCAACTATAGATATTATACAAACAGATTCATATGGAAATAAAACATGGCATTATACAGCGAGTGATTACAATGCATGGGATACAGCTTTGGATATTAGAAAAACGAATGATTCAGGATATATAGTTTGTGGACAAACTTACCAAACACAAATTAATAAGAAAAATATAGTATTAATAAAGTTAAAATAATATTCTTATGGATTAGCAAAAGATGGTTAATACCAAACATATTACTGTTGGCATTTTGTATGCCAACAGTTTTTTTATATAAATATATTTTATATTACATGTTTAATATATTTTCTTTAATAAAAATTTCTTTGGAAAATCGTTACAAAACATTGTATATAAATAAAATTTATGTTAATAATTTCATATATAAGGTGGTGTTATTGTAAGTGACAGAATTGAAATTAGTAGATTTAGATGAATGTGAAATTAATAAAAAATACTTCAATTGTATGGATATTAAGGCGGTTTGCAGCTATAAGGTATTTCCATTCTATCTTGATGACACCAAAGCCTATGTTGCCTCCTATAGTGATTTATCCATAGATATAATTAATGACTTAAAGTTTTTACTTAAGAGAGAAATTTTTATATATAAGGGAAATAAAAATCAAATAGAAAAATACATAAATTTATATACGAGCTTCGAATGCAGCAAGAAAGCAATAAAGGATATCAAAAGCAAGGAAAGTAGACAAAATGATAAGAATGATAGCAGCGAGAATAACGATTCGCCTTCAGTTCTTCTTACTGCTTCAATAATTGATTTAGCAATTACTAAGCGAGCTAGTGATATACATATAGAGCCTTTTAAAGATAAGGCTGTGGTTAGAATAAGAATAGATGGTGTTCTTAAAAAAATAATGGAATTACCTTTAAATGCTTATAATTCAATTTGTATAAGAATAAAGATAATGGCAGGAATGAACATTGTAATAAAAAAGGCAGCCCAGGATGGTAGAATACATTATAAAAATAAAACTGGAAATTATGATTTTAGAGTATCAACAATACCAGTGATTTTTGGAGAAAAAATTGTAATAAGAGTGCTCTATAAAGAAAGTAATTATCTTAGTTTTGATAATATAACAGGAAATAGGGGAAATGATATTATTAAAATGCTAAATAAGCCTAATGGAATTCTCCTTCTATCTGGTCCAACTGGAAGTGGAAAAACTACTACACTTTATTCTATGATTTCAAAGATTAATTCAGAAGAAAAAAATATAGTAACAATTGAGGATCCTGTTGAGATGATAATAAATGGAATAAATCAGATAAATGTTAATGAGGAAGCTGGAATTACATTTTCTTCAGGACTTAAAAACATATTGCGGCAGGATCCTGATATCATAATGGTTGGTGAAATAAGAGATGAAACTACAGCAGAAATTGCAGTAAGAGCAGCTATAACAGGGCATTTGGTGTTAAGCACCCTTCATACGAATGATTCATTTTCAGCAGTTACAAGACTTTGTGATATGGGAGTACCTAAGTATCTTATAGCAGATGCTTTAAATGGAGTTATAGCTCAAAGGTTATTGAGAACTATTTGTCCACATTGCAAAGAAGAATATAAGCCTAATTCTTATGAAAGGCAAATCTTAAAACTAAATTCAAGTGATGTCTTATATAGAGGTAAAGGTTGTACGAAATGTGATTTCTCAGGCTATTATGGAAGGACAGCTGTATTTGAAATCATGGCTATAAATGATGAAGCAAAACATATAATAGCTAAGACGGATGGCAGTGAAGAAATTAAGAAGTATTTTATGGACAGAGGAATTAAAAGTTTAAAAAGTAGTGGAATAGACCTCGTAAGGAAGGGTGCAACTACATTCAGTGAATTTAAGAGAGTTATTTATAATATTTAAGGGGTGCTTTCATGCAAGAATATAAATATAAAGCTATAAATCTGCAGGGAAAAGTTATAAAGGGAACGCTATTTTGTAATAGTAAAAATGAACTTATTGTGGAACTTAAAAGTAAGAAATATTTTCTAATTAAGTATTCTACATTAAAATATATTTTTATTAATAGAAATAGGAAAGTAACCAATAAGGAATTATATATTTTTTCAAAGCAGATGGCATATATGATGGATTCAGGTTTTAATATATGCGAAAGTTTAAATATTCTTTGTGATAAATTTCAAAAAACTATGAGGAAAAACATAAAGCTTATAGAAAAAGAAGTGGAAAACGGTAATTCATTGCACAAGAGCATGGAATTATGCGGAGATGAAATTCCTCATTTTTTTAAGAATATGATATATATAGGCGAAGAGAGTGGAAATTTATCAGGGGTTTTCAGAAATTTAGCAGATTACTATAGATCAGAATGGAAGATTAAAGAAAAAATTAAAAATGCAAGCACATATCCTATAGTTGTATTCATATTTACAATAATAGTTTTAATGTTTTTAGTTTCAAAGGTTATTCCTAAGTTTGTTGATACATTAAATTCATTGGGTGGTAAATTGCCAGAGATAACTCAAATTATTATGAATATAAGTTTATTTATGAGACAGAATTTTCCCATAATTTTTATATTTATTGGTCTACAATATTTTATATTAAAAAAAATATTAAAAACGAAAAAAGTTAGAATAAAAGTAGATAGATTTAAATTTAAAATTCCATTTATAAGAAAAATATATATGAATAAAATAACTCTTAGATTTTCAAATGTAATTTTCATATTATTAAAAAGTGGTATAGATATAGTTAAGGCAATGTATATAGCTTCAGAAGTTTTAGATAATTTATATGCTGAAGAATGTGTAATGAAAATAGTAGAAGGTTTAAAAAATGGTAAAAGCTTTAGAAAAGGTTTTGAAAACTCAGATATTTTCACGAAAGGAGCAAAGAGCATGTTTATTATGGCAGAAGAGTGCGGCAATATGGAAGAAATCATGTCAAATATATGTGAATTGTACAGTGAAGAGTTTAAAGATGATTTAAAAAGGATAATTAATTTAGTAGAACCATGTATGATAATATTGCTTGCTATATTTGTAGGTACAATAATAATATCCTCTATATTGCCAATGATTAATATAATGAATTCTATATAAGGAGTGGTATTTTTGATGAAAAAGAAGGGATTTACGCTTATTGAGCTTATAATTTCAATATCAATAATAGCTATACTAGGTTCTATACTTGTTCCTAATATTTCCTCCTATGTGGCAAAAGCTAAAGATGAGAAAGCAAAAAATATAGGAGCACTTATATTTTCAAGTTCTATGAGAAGTTATATGAAAGAAGATAAATTTGATAAAGATAAAGTTCGGAATAACATAAGTGAAGACTTGAATGTTAGAGATGCAGAGGTAGATGTTGAGAATCCAATTGATGATAATACGCTCAATGTGGATTTTAAATGTAATAATTTAAAATATGAGGTCGAGATAAATGGCAGGAAAGCTACATATGTTTTTAACAAAAAATAAAAAGGGATATGTTCTTATGGAACTTGTTTGTAGTGCGGCTATCATATCAATATTG is a window of Clostridium pasteurianum DNA encoding:
- a CDS encoding type II secretion system F family protein, whose translation is MQEYKYKAINLQGKVIKGTLFCNSKNELIVELKSKKYFLIKYSTLKYIFINRNRKVTNKELYIFSKQMAYMMDSGFNICESLNILCDKFQKTMRKNIKLIEKEVENGNSLHKSMELCGDEIPHFFKNMIYIGEESGNLSGVFRNLADYYRSEWKIKEKIKNASTYPIVVFIFTIIVLMFLVSKVIPKFVDTLNSLGGKLPEITQIIMNISLFMRQNFPIIFIFIGLQYFILKKILKTKKVRIKVDRFKFKIPFIRKIYMNKITLRFSNVIFILLKSGIDIVKAMYIASEVLDNLYAEECVMKIVEGLKNGKSFRKGFENSDIFTKGAKSMFIMAEECGNMEEIMSNICELYSEEFKDDLKRIINLVEPCMIILLAIFVGTIIISSILPMINIMNSI
- a CDS encoding glycosyltransferase, encoding MYTLTDDVGIFQHSKFSVPDPTEGYTTDDNVRALIVAGMLYEKYEDKKYLKLVNRYMSFLVNAQNSKGKFKNFMDYNRNFIEEEGSDDCFGRCIWALGYTASIKTMPDNIKNCCMLLLDAAVPNILNLRFLRSKAYCIIGIYYTLNIEQNKKYKISYASSKDKLISIVKKLSSDIMGAYDKNKDLNWNWFEGKLTYSNSIIPWALILSYEILKEDDVKKVAVQSLKFIDKIYFRKDYFKPIGCKGWLEKGKDAAEFDEQPIEAAEALLMYIAFYNILGEDIYLKRAEDCFKWYIGKNSKNICLIDEDSGGCFDGIEKDKINFNQGSESIISYCMAYLTLGDYMS
- a CDS encoding prepilin-type N-terminal cleavage/methylation domain-containing protein, whose amino-acid sequence is MKKKGFTLIELIISISIIAILGSILVPNISSYVAKAKDEKAKNIGALIFSSSMRSYMKEDKFDKDKVRNNISEDLNVRDAEVDVENPIDDNTLNVDFKCNNLKYEVEINGRKATYVFNKK
- a CDS encoding GspE/PulE family protein, whose translation is MTELKLVDLDECEINKKYFNCMDIKAVCSYKVFPFYLDDTKAYVASYSDLSIDIINDLKFLLKREIFIYKGNKNQIEKYINLYTSFECSKKAIKDIKSKESRQNDKNDSSENNDSPSVLLTASIIDLAITKRASDIHIEPFKDKAVVRIRIDGVLKKIMELPLNAYNSICIRIKIMAGMNIVIKKAAQDGRIHYKNKTGNYDFRVSTIPVIFGEKIVIRVLYKESNYLSFDNITGNRGNDIIKMLNKPNGILLLSGPTGSGKTTTLYSMISKINSEEKNIVTIEDPVEMIINGINQINVNEEAGITFSSGLKNILRQDPDIIMVGEIRDETTAEIAVRAAITGHLVLSTLHTNDSFSAVTRLCDMGVPKYLIADALNGVIAQRLLRTICPHCKEEYKPNSYERQILKLNSSDVLYRGKGCTKCDFSGYYGRTAVFEIMAINDEAKHIIAKTDGSEEIKKYFMDRGIKSLKSSGIDLVRKGATTFSEFKRVIYNI
- a CDS encoding GAF domain-containing protein; its protein translation is MFDISIFNEMSIEEKYENMLIMLKGLVEGNEEGSITKLCNASALINALIDKINWCGFYIAQGEELILGPFQGMPACTKIKYGEGVCGTAFKEKKVMIIKNVHEFKGHIACDAESNSEIVVPIIHNGRVCAVLDIDSAEIGRFTEIEEKYLMKCADIIERNINWVKGHLL